The Thermobispora bispora DSM 43833 genome window below encodes:
- a CDS encoding DUF6789 family protein, producing MISTLARGAASGALATAAMSGVMLAGQKTGLMPGQPPKHIVRALLPGHKRRPKAGERPLAVLAHLGFGATAGAVFGLLTRRVPARLPLGVAYGLLIWAGSYQGWLPALNILPPASRDPRPGRPLVMAAAHAVYGAALAAALRRSARGAGRR from the coding sequence ATGATCTCCACGCTCGCCCGCGGCGCCGCCAGCGGCGCGCTCGCCACCGCGGCGATGAGCGGCGTCATGCTCGCCGGGCAGAAGACGGGGCTCATGCCGGGCCAGCCGCCCAAGCACATCGTCCGGGCCCTGCTCCCCGGGCACAAGCGCCGACCCAAGGCCGGGGAGCGGCCGCTCGCCGTGCTCGCCCACCTCGGCTTCGGGGCCACGGCCGGGGCCGTGTTCGGCCTGCTGACGCGGCGGGTACCGGCCCGGCTGCCGCTCGGGGTGGCCTACGGGCTGCTGATCTGGGCCGGCAGCTACCAGGGCTGGCTGCCCGCCCTGAACATCCTGCCGCCGGCCTCCCGCGACCCCCGCCCCGGCCGGCCCCTGGTCATGGCGGCCGCCCACGCGGTGTACGGCGCCGCGCTCGCCGCGGCGCTGCGGCGATCAGCGCGGGGAGCGGGCCGCCGCTGA
- a CDS encoding putative quinol monooxygenase, which translates to MIFITAKFRVRPEHADEWPEITAEFTRATRAEPGCLWFDWSRSLDDPNEYVLVEAFRDADAGAAHVQSEHFKQAQQTLPRYLQETPRIINTTIPQDDWSPLTEMAVPEQG; encoded by the coding sequence ATGATCTTCATTACCGCGAAGTTCCGGGTCCGGCCTGAGCACGCCGACGAGTGGCCGGAGATCACCGCCGAGTTCACCCGGGCGACCCGCGCGGAACCGGGCTGCCTGTGGTTCGACTGGTCGCGCAGCCTCGACGACCCCAACGAGTACGTCCTGGTGGAGGCCTTCCGGGACGCGGACGCCGGGGCGGCGCACGTGCAGTCCGAGCACTTCAAGCAGGCCCAGCAGACCCTGCCGCGCTACCTGCAGGAGACGCCCCGGATCATCAACACCACGATCCCCCAGGACGACTGGTCGCCGCTGACCGAGATGGCCGTGCCCGAGCAGGGCTGA